In Oncorhynchus tshawytscha isolate Ot180627B linkage group LG08, Otsh_v2.0, whole genome shotgun sequence, the genomic window CCTGGAGCCCATTCTGAAAGAGACAGCTGGCAAGTACTGTGTAGGGGACGAGGTGAGGGGACACTCATCACATCAAAACACCGTAGACCTCTCTTCAAGTTTAGGAATTCTTGAACTAACCATGTTTACCTTTTAGCTTTCCATGGCAGACATCTGACTCGTTCCTCAAGTCTATAATGCTGAACGGTAAGGCAACCAGTCATTCAGAATTGTTACAGAAGAACACCACAGTATGAGACCGATTCATCACTGAACATACAACCCACATGACTTCTTGTACATTTGTCCAACAGGTTCAAAGTGGATGTTGATCAGTTCCCAACTATCAAAAGGCTAAACCAAACCTTACTGAAGGTAGATGCTTTCAAAGAGAGTCATCCGTCCTGCCAACTAGACACACCTGCTGAAATATGTACATGAGAACACCTCTGATGTCTAAGGGAGCCAGTAGTGCCACCATCATTAAATGCTTTTAGAAAATACCTTTGTCTTATTTAATGAGATTGAAACCAAAGACGATCTATTACTTGTATGATGAAGTTTCGTTATTTTAATACTCATATTTACCCTCTAAGAAACAGTAcattcacccatctacacaaatTATGCCAATGCTGACCAAAGTGGATTTGTTAAGGGAAGCAAtacaaaatgtaaaaacattAACAAATAGTGATGTattaaatcaatttaaaaaaacatttactgTACAAATTACAAAGTACCATACTAGCCCTCCGTTGATCATTCATGTTACTGTAGAAGTTTATGGAAAGTGAAAATGGCTGTCTGCACTTTGTTAAATAATTGGTTTTGTAAAAAAGCTGAAGTTCAGCTTACTTAAATTCAAATAAAACAGAAAATTGATTTCAGCTCTACCATGTGATCATACACATTGatgagaaaatatttaaaaacagaAGATTGCTTGTCAGATCTTATGTGTATACCATATTCTCAATGGGGAAAATGCCACATAAAACAAATGGGTCACGACCCATAATGTGAAACATCACAATGGCATAAAAAGGCATCACTTGCACCATAACTGGAAAAAAAGCTGATCAGATAAGACTACAGCACAGAACAAACAAAGGGGCCTGCAGCCACAATAAAACTGAAGACTTGATGAAATCTAAGCCTAACGTAGCAGAGCCTttacacagaacagaaaataccAAGGACTCAAAAGTCGCTGTACGAGTTCCGCCCATGGCACAATCATATTATTTAGAATGTGTAGACCAGATACAGGGATAAAAAGTCCATTTATTTTCCTTATTTCCCAATAAGGTCGTTATCATCTCCCCCTAAGATCCAGTCTCTTATTCTACAGGGATCTCCACTGTGCACTTCACTGTGTTATTGTAGAAGGTCCCAGCGCAGTCAGAGCCCCCAAACACCAAGAGGGTGCAGTGGATGTTGGCATACTCCCCCTTCTTCTGTTTATCAGCATCTGAGATGACAGAGCCTCCCAGATTGATCACACTGTGTCCGGCACGAGGCCTGGCGCAGAGCAGAGGGGAGACCACTGAATGCCACATGCTGGTGTCTGAAAAGAACCAAGACAGGCATTTTTATTCAGAGCAAATGAAAGAGGCTGGATTACCATCAActttcttgaaaaaaaaaaatgataggcATTGGTGAGTGTGTACTCACCCGTGTTGAAGATATGAACGTCCTGCAGGGCTCCAACAGCACTGCAACCGCCACTGACCAGCATCCTGTTGTCGGATACTGGCAGTGCTGCATGATATCTGACCACAATGATGATAGGGCAACGTTAACTTAGTAAAAAGGAATTTCTACACCAATATACATCCTTGTTGTTTACAGATACTAAGCAATAAATATCAGATTAAACAAATTGCATAGAATTAAATGGTCGCAATATTGGTCTGTGTGGCAATATAGACATTTTTCATCACGGCAAGTACTTGATGTCCTAGATATATGAAATACGAAAAATGTCAGATGGGCATTGTGTTCACATTTGACAAGGTTTGATTTGTATATGTTCTCACCCTCGAGGCAGTGGTGGCATGTTCTCATATTTCACAGCTGTGTACTCCATGAAGCCTTTTGTCAAAAATTAAGAAAATTACATTTGAAGATCATGGCAACTAGCTTTTTATATAGAGTACTCCACATTACCACTGTCAGTGCCTTACCGAGATCCAAAATGTGGAGGTCGTTTAGGTAGGTTGCAGTCTTCCTGCCACCAAAAATTAGCAACTGGTTGGACAAAAGTGTGGTTGTGTGCCTGTAATGTAAACACAATGTGTTTATTAAATAAGCACGGTGGTCCTGTAATGGTTAGATACAGTAAGTGAAATATTCTAATAGCCCAATGCCTTGTCTACAGAAATATAAATCAAGGAACACTGACCCAAACCTAGGTAGAGGTCGGTCCCCCTCGACGATGGGTTGGTACCAGAGCTCAAACTCTGGGTTAAAAATGTACAGAGCATTACTGCAGACCTTGCCTCCAGGACAGCGGCTTGGGTGAACCCCCCCAAAAACAAAGAGCTCTTTCTTATAGATAGTTGCAGAGTGGTAGGCCAACATGGGGATATCACCTCTTGCCTAGAGGAAGAATTTCCACAAGAGAGAAAATCAAACGTTTCATTTGAAGGTCCTTAAGGTCAATTAAACTATAAAGTGACAAGTGGCTCTGGACAGGACACTCACTGTGACAAGCTTCCACTTCCAGGTTAGAGTGTTGAGGATATAGAGGTCGCTGTAGCGCTGGCCCTCTCTCAGGCCTCCGTACACGTAGACGACCTTGGAATCAGGGTCATAGGTTGCAGAGTGGCCATGGGCACACGGTGGGACAGGTCCAGAGGTGGGGGAGTTCATTGGGAACCAAAAATCGTTGTCTTGAGAAGATAATGTTGACAATCAATTAGATCAATTAAATGTGTGCTGGGCATTTCAAGATGCCAGGTAACAGATATTTACATTTTGGCTCCAAATTGTTCTATACGTTATTAAAATGGGCAACTCATCTCACCTATTTCCAGTTTCCATAGGGAGTCCTCGCAGTGAGTCTGGTCAGAAGCTTCTCCTCCAATGACAATGGCCGTCTCAGGATCACTCAGACACATGGTGTGGCTCCAGCGCTTTGATGGGCAAACTGAAATATCAAAATAACAAAATATCCTTAATGTTTTTCATTCAGCAGAATAGCTGCTATTTGAAATAAACAAATAATTTCATGGTGAATTCTGTAACCTGCTCTGCAGTTGGTCTTCTTCATTCCAGTCTTCTCAACACTGTTCTCTCTAGATAGCTTTATTTTTTTGGGGCTAGATGCTCGACCAGTATCCTCCTGAGGAATAATTTCAGGGCTCCATGCGATGCGACCCCTCTTCCCAATCACCGTCCGTCTGGGGATCTTATCCTTCAAATATCATTAAGATTAAAAAGTCAGGTTCAATTTCTCTCGCCACACCACTCCCTACTTGGAAAGTTTCTTATTCAAGCATGAGCCCTACCGTAAGCGAAATACAGGGTTTATCAGATAAAGTGGAATCA contains:
- the zgc:163014 gene encoding RING finger protein B isoform X2; amino-acid sequence: MGRLHFFVLWSLNDAPRQFISKSNRQCHQVHVPLPLPKQLVVFSLGEWRFLSSETTISVDVLVSQDVKPQRIGTLSDQTRCLTWEGDWNADLVQEATEKGRRGVYGKVLLTVCGENEASFIRNTPRVPRKHSSPFEHNSNLSHTLLNTSGSQRDKIPRRTVIGKRGRIAWSPEIIPQEDTGRASSPKKIKLSRENSVEKTGMKKTNCRAVCPSKRWSHTMCLSDPETAIVIGGEASDQTHCEDSLWKLEIDNDFWFPMNSPTSGPVPPCAHGHSATYDPDSKVVYVYGGLREGQRYSDLYILNTLTWKWKLVTARGDIPMLAYHSATIYKKELFVFGGVHPSRCPGGKVCSNALYIFNPEFELWYQPIVEGDRPLPRFGHTTTLLSNQLLIFGGRKTATYLNDLHILDLGFMEYTAVKYENMPPLPRGYHAALPVSDNRMLVSGGCSAVGALQDVHIFNTDTSMWHSVVSPLLCARPRAGHSVINLGGSVISDADKQKKGEYANIHCTLLVFGGSDCAGTFYNNTVKCTVEIPVE
- the zgc:163014 gene encoding protein GLUTELIN PRECURSOR ACCUMULATION 3 isoform X1, which translates into the protein MGRLHFFVLWSLNDAPRQFISKSNRQCHQVHVPLPLPKQLVVFSLGEWRFLSSETTISVDVLVSQDVKPQRIGTLSDQTRCLTWEGDWNADLVQEATEKGRRGVYGKVLLTVCGENEASFIRNTPRVPRKHSSPFEHNSNLSHTLLNTSGSQRISTPNSSHLGDSICYAELKVNKTEIDDSTLSDKPCISLTDKIPRRTVIGKRGRIAWSPEIIPQEDTGRASSPKKIKLSRENSVEKTGMKKTNCRAVCPSKRWSHTMCLSDPETAIVIGGEASDQTHCEDSLWKLEIDNDFWFPMNSPTSGPVPPCAHGHSATYDPDSKVVYVYGGLREGQRYSDLYILNTLTWKWKLVTARGDIPMLAYHSATIYKKELFVFGGVHPSRCPGGKVCSNALYIFNPEFELWYQPIVEGDRPLPRFGHTTTLLSNQLLIFGGRKTATYLNDLHILDLGFMEYTAVKYENMPPLPRGYHAALPVSDNRMLVSGGCSAVGALQDVHIFNTDTSMWHSVVSPLLCARPRAGHSVINLGGSVISDADKQKKGEYANIHCTLLVFGGSDCAGTFYNNTVKCTVEIPVE